ATCGCCCGCGAGATGCCGGCGCTCACGCACCTGGACCGCTCGAAGCTCGCGATCGCCCTGGTCGGCATCCCCGATCACCTGGCGGCCACCCGGGAGCGCGAGCTGATCCACGCCCTTTCGCTCGACGCCGATCAGGTCGTGCCCGTCGCCTCGCTCAAGGAGCTCGCGGGTCCCTTCGCCCGGGTGCTCTTCGATCGCTTCCCCGAGCTGGTAATCCCGCTGTCGCGCCAGTTCCCCATCTTCCGCCACGAGGCCGCGTGGCAGGAGGTGCAGGCCACCGCCAAGCAGAACGGCGTGGTGGGGGTGATCCCCATCCCGGGCGCCGACATGCCCCTGATGACCGCCAACCAGATCAAGATGATCCTTCGCATGGCGGCCATGTTCGACATGCCCCTCGGCGTCGATCGGGCCCGCGAGCTGCTCGCGGTGGTCGGCGGGGGGTTCGGGCTGCGCACCGCCGCGCGCCAGATCGCCAAGTTCGTCCCGGGGCCCGGCTGGATCCTGGGGGGCGCCATCGGCTACTCGGGCACGCTCGCCATGGGCAAGGCCGCCCTCGAGTACTTCCGCCACAGCGCCCCCTCGCACCAGGTGACGGTCACGACGACCGCCATCCCCGTGACCGACCAGCGCATGAGCGGCACCGAGGGCCCGGTCTAGCCCCATGGCCACCATCCTCGCCATCGAGACCTCCTGCGACGAGACCTCGGTCGCCGTCGTGAAGGACGGGACCGAGATCCTCTCCAACGTCATCGCCTCGCAGATCGACCTTCACCAGCGCTACGGGGGCGTCGTGCCCGAGGTCGCCTCGCGCGCCCACATGGAGGCGATCGGGGCGACCCTCGAGACGGCGCTCGGCGAGGCGGGAATCGCCTGGGGCGACGTGGACGCGGTGGCCACCACCTTCGGGCCGGGCCTCCAGGGCGCGCTCCTGGTCGGGCTGATGGCCGCCAAGGGTGCGGCGTGGGCGCGCGGCATCCCCTTGATCGGCGTGCATCACCTGGCCGCTCACATCTGGGCCAACAAGATGGCCCACCCCGACCTGCCCCTGCCCTTCCTGTGCCTGCTGGTCTCGGGCGGCCACACCTCCCTGGTG
This genomic stretch from Pantanalinema sp. harbors:
- a CDS encoding DUF697 domain-containing protein; the encoded protein is MSLPAPVQELWNVWREIEGKAGQPMTLGLVAAPGPERDHWRDALLIGSSNAERLHAIDPDEAHPAVADLYLVLVTSSSSAIAREMPALTHLDRSKLAIALVGIPDHLAATRERELIHALSLDADQVVPVASLKELAGPFARVLFDRFPELVIPLSRQFPIFRHEAAWQEVQATAKQNGVVGVIPIPGADMPLMTANQIKMILRMAAMFDMPLGVDRARELLAVVGGGFGLRTAARQIAKFVPGPGWILGGAIGYSGTLAMGKAALEYFRHSAPSHQVTVTTTAIPVTDQRMSGTEGPV